The DNA sequence ttatatcatTTGCGTCGACCGCATCGTAACAAGGCGGAAACGTTGTTAATGCGTTCCCCAGCTCGCTTCATCCAACGCTTGGAATCGTTATACGTTCATTCTGTTTCGTTTGTTATGAAATAAACTTCTGGAATTAATCTTCTTTGCACCGTGTGTTGGTGCAAAATACCAACGATTAATTAGCTGGAGCAGTCATTAAGCGAGCGAAAGTTCCGGTTTCGACTTTTTCTCCCGTATATTACAACTCCTGGATACGTTCATTAAGAAAAAATCTCTCATCATTGTACGAAGAAAGATGATTCTGTAGCGGTAGAGCGTCGGAAAATGTAGTGCCGTGCGATCTCAATCGCAATACAAAGCGAGATCTTCAAAAGGATCATTCTTATTCCCATATTGGAGTCGGTTGAATCGGTGCTAAGATACGTCACTGGCCCGTTTATGTTTCTCAGAACCGGACTCTGAAAGCTCGCGCTGGAATCGTACCGACAAACAGGATGGACGTGCAGTCGCAGTACGAATGGACCGTACCATGAATTCCGATGAGTATAATGTACCGTTACCCGCTTTGCGGGACCCTTCACCTCGATTTACTTCACTTGGTTATTTCATAGGCGAGATCCATGCAGCGCCCAAAAGTAGCTGACTCGTATCGTTCATTCATGCCGCTCCACTTGATCATCGatagttttatatttctttggTCGAATATCCATTTTCTACGGTATTTGCGAGTTTCCTATGTAATTCCAAATAGAAGAGCGCCCTACTGATTCaaaagttgaaatattttaatttaaacataGTAGTTGAGCGAAATGATTTTCggttttatatataaaattaatcgtcGATCGTTTTTGTTGATATAACACAGAAAGAAATCGAACTGGACAAATACGAATTCGCACATCGTTCTGTGCCAGTGTCGTATGGGGAAAGTGATAAATAGAGAAATGCCGAAATGTTACGCGTGCAACGAACAATTCTTTCATATCACATGTCATCTTTTGTATTTATAGTTGTAACATGcaagtatatatttataatttattactagATTTCGATGTATTATGTAAATGAATCTTTCCTTCAATCAATTACCGTAAACCTTTGTGTCCTTTTCTCACCTCTTAAGAGCCGTCGAAAGGGAATTATTCCGATTCGGCATGCGATTGGTTTAAAAGCACCAGGGGAGAAACGGTATAAATACATACTTTGAAATCTATTTTCAGCAGCTAACGGTACTAGAAAGATACGCACCGTTCACGCTGATAACCGGAAAAATATGCAGAtcagaaaaatattcatttagtTTTTTCAAAGCAACTATTTGACGTTCTCTCTCTACTTGAAGACGCACAGGAGAAGTTGCGTCGATTTTTATTCCAACTTTTTTAATCAAactatttttcattatattgCAACAGGCAATAGAGTTGGATTACCTAAATCTTAAAATATGATGACAAAATCTGACAAAATCAAAATTCTTGTCAATAAATAGTACTATGACATGTTGCGTGGCCTTGCTAAGATTTTGGGGAATTTGGCACGGTTGCAGCCTGTGGAGTGCTGAAGCACTACGTAACAACTTCAAACAATTCGAAAAACTAACTCGATGTTTAAACAAAGAAATACATAACAAGAAAGATTAACGTGAACaatgatttatatttaaaagtgaatatttataatagatTGACTATTTTAATAAAGACTTATGATTTAATGAGATTTATTTAAACTCTAAGCTCAAAGCGAAGGTTCTAACGATTTAACGATTCTAATGATTCTCACTTTTCGGTCGCAAAGGAACCCATTTATCTGCTCGGATTTACATGACAATCTACAATTTATTTGTTGTCCAATAAGATATATTCCTATTAATTAATGCTAATACACATTAATTTGATTGGAACTTACAATATTAGAAAACGAGCGATTTACACCATGGCAATGTTCTTTCCTATGGTAACGAAAGTAAAtacgaaatttgaaaatgatcaTAGTTGTTACTGATAAATAACTTTGACATTTAATCAATAGATTTGTTAAATAACTTTTGCTCGTTGTCTCGGTTACGCTGCTGTACAACTAAATTTAGAATTTACTCGATTATCATACGATATATTCACGTTAGTGGAAGGTCTACACCAGTTCACAACAGATAAATGGAAATATTGGCAACACTTACGAATTGTGGCAGCACTGCTTATTTCCAAGCAACTTCAACTTCCTGTTTTAACAAGACCGACGCCATGTTGGCGGATTGATCCTGTTGTGCGTCTGTGTTCATACGTGCTAGGTTTAGATTTACGCgtttgatatttgtatataCAAAAGTGtatgaaattttgcaaatagTAAGAGGTGTAGAATTTAACTACGTCTTCTTCTGACTCACATTCTCCCGTTTTCTGTTCAGAAAACGAATTGAAGAAGGCAGTTAACATCGAACATCGTGCAATTTTTGCTTTCTGTACATTACCAAAATGATGTACACGGTAAATTCGCTAGAacttttgtttaaaaaataatgtctTGCGCTGTTAAAATCCTATCAAACTGTtactttcttcgatatttaCGGATTAATTTGGATTAATTGCTGAATTTCAGGGGACTACCGCGTCGCAAGACACGAGGTTCAGCGATAAGGAGAAGAAACTTcttaaacaaatgaaatttggAGACTCTCTTACACAGAAGGTAAGTATCTGAGTCCAATATCTGGTTacgttaattatatatatttatatatatatatatatatatatatgatatatatgtGGTATATTTGGTTACGTTTATTACGGTTTTAGTTTTCATACTAGTTacaaaatactttatttttagGTGGATATGAGCAAAGTTAAGCTGGATGTTATTAAACCATGGATAACTACAAAGATTACCCAGATTTTAGGCATGGAGGATGATGTAGTGGTAGAATTTGTATATAATCAACTGGAAGAAAAGGTAAGAAGTTTGTTACATTACCAATTTGATTACAATTTGGCCTAAGAGATTTTAAATTAATGATACGGAATATAAAATGCGTTCACTTGGCTTTTTCCCCTCATCATAGGAAATCGATAAATACACATTATTTCAGCACAATATTTTGTACCAGTTACAAATGCCATCATCCAAAATCTGCACAATGTGCTGACTTTGGAGATGAAAAGCAAGGAGGCAGAAACCATATTAGTCATACTTGCCTcattgttttttttcttttttttttaaattttgataatataTCATCGAACCTCTATATCCTGTGTACCCAATTTTTATTGATCTTAAGTATCCACTCCAAGCTATATCCTATATCAACGAAAAACTGATGTAGCTGATCCTGCAACATTGTAACATATAAAATCAATGTTTTATCACGTATGTTTGAATTCCCCGTTAGTATAAGTAGAGACCGTTGGTGGGGCTCAACCCTATTGTCCAAATGGCATTCGGATGTGCTCCTCTCTACATCCGATTGGCCGCCTTTCTATCAGCCGTCAACGCTAGCTGATGCCAGCTGGTATGTCAACGTCATCTTAGAACACTGCTGAAACTTCAACCTCAGCACTTCGTCCAGCTCCGACTCATCATCATCGGAGGAACAGCGTATTCGCAAAAATATCGTCGCATCGTCCTGTTCCTGGTCTTCTCACCTTTATATGGAGCTCTGCCTTGGCCTTCTACCATTCTGCAGTTGTCTTCGTTGCTGCAACTACGCCATCTACTAGCTGCACTGAACATCGTCTTCGCCAACCCGTGACTGCCTCATTCGAGGTGGTTACACTCCAAATTACAACTGCGAAAGCTTTGCTGTGGCTTTCGATCGTTGGACGTCTACCAATAATCGGCACTACAAACTGGAGCGGAAGGAAATCATCGCACTCCCTATCCAGATGCTGTGGTCTCTTCTTACACAAGGACAATCGACACACATGGCGGATTCTCCCGAGATGCAGGTTCCTCCATTCTCCGTGCCTCTCAGCCCCATCCTGAGGGATCGAGGATCGTTACATCGTGCAGGTCTGTTCTTCAGTTAATGATTCTCCAGACATTCCGTCAATCCCAGATGTGATTGCCGATCGTGGATGATGCCGGAGGTATCTCTACTCGGTTTGACACTCTTTGTCAATATCACAGGTTGGTGGAACGGTGTTCCTTCTATTCCAAATTAATCCTTTCATTTTCAGCTAACatttttaacatatatttGCAAATCCTATTTCAGTATCTACTTTAGCAGTGTTGTTAAATTGAGAAGGTATCTATGTATCTGTGCTACGTGTGCGTTTATCGATgagtatatttttttcttagcATATTGCATATAAGTGCAGCCGTGAAACGAGCAGTTTACTGTTGATGGTAAGgtatattagaaatataagaaatgtATCTGCTTTTTCGAGGGGGAAAAGCAGTTAGTATCGACGTAGGGAGATGGACATTATAATGTTTACTCTCGTGCCAAAATTGCATAGAACTGaacttaaaattttctattgtgataatatataatatatgtacagaaaaataaaaaacgatattgtataatttacaGTTTCCTGACCCCCGAAAAATGCAGATCAACCTCACTGGCTTTCTGAATGGAAGAAATGCTCGATCTTTCATGGGTGAACTATGGGACCTCTTGGTCTCTGCTCAAGAAAGTGTAACGGGCATTCCAGAGGCTTTCTTGCAACAAAAGAAAGATCAAATAAAAAAGCGTTTGgtaattatcaatttttatattcttaataCTGTGTGAACTAATCTGATAATAGCAAAACAGTTGAGTTACTAAATTTTGACATTCAGGAAAGTTCAATTAAATGAATGCTTCTGATGCatgcaaattaatttttatacatttttttatgtttatttataaataagtgATTTATGAAAACAGGAAGAGCAGGAGAAACTCCAAGCTTCTTTGgcagagaaagaaaaggaaaaggaaagggagaaagaaaaagatgaagCCGAAAGcaagataaaaaaagaagagaaagaacgtGGTTCTTCGAAGGAACGTCGAAGAGATCGAAGTAGAGATCGTGATAGAGACAggtatttctttgaattcataaaatattaccgTTATAGGtctttaaaaatgtttcaaaaataCATATGTCACTACCtgcagaaaaagaagtcgaTCGAGAGATCGACACAGAGATCGTGACAGATCGAGCCGCAAAAGACGatcttcttcgagatcgcCTAGTAAAAATTCCCTTAAAGACAACGGAAAAGATATGACTGAAATTAAAGTCGAACGAGAAGATTCACCTCAACCTGAAAATGCTATACCGCTCATGCCAGTTAAGACAAAACCGTAAGTATTCTTCTTTTGTTGCTTAATATAAACTCTGGAAAGGttatttatcaaaatgttttaatagAGAAGCCGCTGTTGCGATATCGCGATTACAAGCTAAATTAATGAGCATTGCTGatgggaaaaagaaaaacaatcgtACTCCATCTCCTGAATCAttagaaaaagcaaaaaaatcTAGATCTAGATCAAAATCACCCATAAGTCGCTCCAAAAAATCTAGGTCCAAATCGCCCAGTCGAGATTCAAAATCACGTCGTTCTCGATCACCAGCATCTAAGTCGAGGCGATCTCGATCTAAGTCAAGATCAAGACGATCTAGGTCTAGGTCAAAGTCTAGAAGATCCAAATCCAGGTCGCAAGATCGCTCGAAATCTAGACGTACAAAGTCCAAGTCTCCAAGATCGCATTCAAGATCTCGTTCACGATCTAAAAAATCAAGATCGAAAAGCATTGATAGAAGTAAGTCTAGAAAATCAAGATCTGATTCAAGCGATTCAAGATCATCAAAATCTCGTTCGAAGTCACCGGATAAGAGAAAGGATACTCTCGATTCCAACAGGAAACGAGATGCAAGTACAAGCAGTAGCTCCGAatcagaagaagaaaaaggagcgAAAGATAAAAATGACTTCGAAattagaaagaagaaagatggAGTACAGGCAAAAAGATCAtataggaaaacaaataaggATGATAGTGGTAGTGACAGTGACTCGAGTCGTGAAAGAAAATCAGTTCCTAAGCGAAGGAGTCCAACGCCACGAAAAGATAGAGGTCGATCAAAGGACAGAGATAGATCGCGAGATAGATCACGCGATAGATCACGGGATAGGTCTCGGGATAGATCTCGAGATAGGAATAGAAGGtaactataaatattattatatattacagaTGTTTATTACAATAATCATTATTAAATATGACTTCCGAATTATCTGTGTTCAGGAGATCCATAGACAGAGAAcgtgaaagaagaagagaacgGGAGCGAGAAAGGGAACGGGAGAGATTGGATAGATACAGCGGCAGTCGCAGCATGCGACCTCCATCTGTGCGCAGAGCACCTAGTAGACGCAGGTATAAATCGTATTCGTTACTCATACCTTTACGTAACTAAATGTCATCGACAAATTCGTAATTATTGTAGAAGCCCTCCTCGGAGAAGCCCGGCACGATATCGTCGCAGATCACCAAGTCCCGGAGATAGGCGCCGAAGGAGATCTCTCGATCGAAGACGAAGATCATCGGAAAGAAGAGACAGACGTCGATCTCCGGATCGTCGTGATAGCAGACGTCGTTCGCCAGACGGACGGGACCGATCCCTCAGGTACGATAGATCTTCCTCTCGTGACAGATCGAGTAGGCGAGACCGTTCCAGAGACAGGGACAGAAGGGATAGAGATAGAAGATCTAGATCTAGGGATCGTAGGTCTAGATCAAAAGATCAAAGATCATCGGTGGATCATTCGAGAGATGGAAAACGATCTCCCGATCGCTCAAGAGATGCTAAGGAGAAGACAAAGGACAAGAAAGtggatgaaaaaattaaaagatcaaCTGATACGGGATCGCGAAAAGAATTACGAAACGGAAGGTCTAAGTCAAGTAGCTCGGAAAGTAGCGAAAGTAGTTCCTCTAGCAATGAGGATGAAGTGACCAGGTGAGTAAACGAATTATCTCATACATTCACGTTTTGTTACAGACCTTACGATTGTCGGAGCGTAAAGCAGCTACGTTGTGTTTCCTGCTTAGCAGTGAACAAACGTTCTTACTTTctctaataataattttcactgTCTGTGTGCAGAAAGTCACTAGAGCGGAAATCGTCTCAAGAAAAGCGAGAACGCGAGAGGGATCGTGAACACGCAGATGAGAAACgtaaagaaaaggagaagcCTATCAAGGAGGAATCCATCAAACGACCCGAAAAGGACATCAAGAAAGCTGAACCTGTGAACATCAAGAAACCAGATCTCAGCGTTTCTCCTAAAAAACTTCAATCTGCTACGCTTCCTGTAACTAGACACAGGGTAAGTTTAAGACAGtcatttgtattatatttgtaatatataatatatatttctaattttgtaattgcgtttttttcattattctaGTTTTCGAAGAGTTTATCTAGAACGCCGTCTCCGTTTAAAAAGACTGAAGACATCATAGCAGCGGTTAAAGTCAAACAACCATCGAAGTAAGTTTGAAGTCCTGTTCTTTAAGTACTGTTTAAGATATGTAAAGAAAATCATTTACTTTAAGCATTTATTGTCGTTTTTAGAGAAGATAACAAAGAGGAATCACCAAAAGAAGAATCGAGCTTTTCATCTGCGGATACGTTCCCGTTAAAAAAGGATGAAAAATCGATCAAATCAATCAAAACTACATCCGAGGACAAGAAGTCAGGTCAAAAATCGGCAGAACCAGTTCTCTTGAAAAAGCCAGCagaagtaataaaaaaatcgAAGAGGGAAAAACGCGATGGTTCTACAGATTCAAATGATAGTGAAAGCGAAGGTAGGATAAGATTGAACATGCAGGAATTATGTTTCTTTAACATTTCTTACATTGTTTCTCATTGCAGGTAAGAAAAGATCAAAAAAGTTAGAGAAGTCCAAGAAATCCAGGAAAGCTTCCACGGATGAAGAGAAGTCGGACAAATGTGGTTCTAGTTCAGATTCTGAAGAGGAAAGAAAGCACGCAGAGAAAACCAAAAAAATTAGGGATTCGAATCGAGGTGGTAAATTTTACATAACTTAATTTTGCAATTATAATTcctttacaattttacaa is a window from the Bombus huntii isolate Logan2020A chromosome 6, iyBomHunt1.1, whole genome shotgun sequence genome containing:
- the LOC126866540 gene encoding serine/arginine repetitive matrix protein 1 isoform X2, with the protein product MQINLTGFLNGRNARSFMGELWDLLVSAQESVTGIPEAFLQQKKDQIKKRLEEQEKLQASLAEKEKEKEREKEKDEAESKIKKEEKERGSSKERRRDRSRDRDRDRKRSRSRDRHRDRDRSSRKRRSSSRSPSKNSLKDNGKDMTEIKVEREDSPQPENAIPLMPVKTKPEAAVAISRLQAKLMSIADGKKKNNRTPSPESLEKAKKSRSRSKSPISRSKKSRSKSPSRDSKSRRSRSPASKSRRSRSKSRSRRSRSRSKSRRSKSRSQDRSKSRRTKSKSPRSHSRSRSRSKKSRSKSIDRSKSRKSRSDSSDSRSSKSRSKSPDKRKDTLDSNRKRDASTSSSSESEEEKGAKDKNDFEIRKKKDGVQAKRSYRKTNKDDSGSDSDSSRERKSVPKRRSPTPRKDRGRSKDRDRSRDRSRDRSRDRSRDRSRDRNRRRSIDRERERRRERERERERERLDRYSGSRSMRPPSVRRAPSRRRSPPRRSPARYRRRSPSPGDRRRRRSLDRRRRSSERRDRRRSPDRRDSRRRSPDGRDRSLRYDRSSSRDRSSRRDRSRDRDRRDRDRRSRSRDRRSRSKDQRSSVDHSRDGKRSPDRSRDAKEKTKDKKVDEKIKRSTDTGSRKELRNGRSKSSSSESSESSSSSNEDEVTRKSLERKSSQEKRERERDREHADEKRKEKEKPIKEESIKRPEKDIKKAEPVNIKKPDLSVSPKKLQSATLPVTRHRFSKSLSRTPSPFKKTEDIIAAVKVKQPSKEDNKEESPKEESSFSSADTFPLKKDEKSIKSIKTTSEDKKSGQKSAEPVLLKKPAEVIKKSKREKRDGSTDSNDSESEGKKRSKKLEKSKKSRKASTDEEKSDKCGSSSDSEEERKHAEKTKKIRDSNRDSLDERTKDRKDSRKREMNENESRKRPKKELEEETKKSKRSRKDSSSGDEEQKIKRNKTEDDRSRLRKSKKDSSSDDEPKKTRKRRDSSSEDEKSRTRKSRKDSTSEDEGKVRLKKSKRDSSTDDEEIGEKDAKKKRKADDSSDEEKVKKKRKKKTKTSTSESEESEVEEKKKKKDKKHKKHKKHKKHRKHKKKKVADSDESDVSEGNTEELEKKLREKALKSMKKGHSIEGSD
- the LOC126866540 gene encoding serine/arginine repetitive matrix protein 1 isoform X3, whose product is MMYTGTTASQDTRFSDKEKKLLKQMKFGDSLTQKVDMSKVKLDVIKPWITTKITQILGMEDDVVVEFVYNQLEEKFPDPRKMQINLTGFLNGRNARSFMGELWDLLVSAQESVTGIPEAFLQQKKDQIKKRLEEQEKLQASLAEKEKEKEREKEKDEAESKIKKEEKERGSSKERRRDRSRDRDRDRKRSRSRDRHRDRDRSSRKRRSSSRSPSKNSLKDNGKDMTEIKVEREDSPQPENAIPLMPVKTKPEAAVAISRLQAKLMSIADGKKKNNRTPSPESLEKAKKSRSRSKSPISRSKKSRSKSPSRDSKSRRSRSPASKSRRSRSKSRSRRSRSRSKSRRSKSRSQDRSKSRRTKSKSPRSHSRSRSRSKKSRSKSIDRSKSRKSRSDSSDSRSSKSRSKSPDKRKDTLDSNRKRDASTSSSSESEEEKGAKDKNDFEIRKKKDGVQAKRSYRKTNKDDSGSDSDSSRERKSVPKRRSPTPRKDRGRSKDRDRSRDRSRDRSRDRSRDRSRDRNRRRSIDRERERRRERERERERERLDRYSGSRSMRPPSVRRAPSRRRSPPRRSPARYRRRSPSPGDRRRRRSLDRRRRSSERRDRRRSPDRRDSRRRSPDGRDRSLRKSLERKSSQEKRERERDREHADEKRKEKEKPIKEESIKRPEKDIKKAEPVNIKKPDLSVSPKKLQSATLPVTRHRFSKSLSRTPSPFKKTEDIIAAVKVKQPSKEDNKEESPKEESSFSSADTFPLKKDEKSIKSIKTTSEDKKSGQKSAEPVLLKKPAEVIKKSKREKRDGSTDSNDSESEGKKRSKKLEKSKKSRKASTDEEKSDKCGSSSDSEEERKHAEKTKKIRDSNRDSLDERTKDRKDSRKREMNENESRKRPKKELEEETKKSKRSRKDSSSGDEEQKIKRNKTEDDRSRLRKSKKDSSSDDEPKKTRKRRDSSSEDEKSRTRKSRKDSTSEDEGKVRLKKSKRDSSTDDEEIGEKDAKKKRKADDSSDEEKVKKKRKKKTKTSTSESEESEVEEKKKKKDKKHKKHKKHKKHRKHKKKKVADSDESDVSEGNTEELEKKLREKALKSMKKGHSIEGSD
- the LOC126866540 gene encoding serine/arginine repetitive matrix protein 1 isoform X1, translated to MMYTGTTASQDTRFSDKEKKLLKQMKFGDSLTQKVDMSKVKLDVIKPWITTKITQILGMEDDVVVEFVYNQLEEKFPDPRKMQINLTGFLNGRNARSFMGELWDLLVSAQESVTGIPEAFLQQKKDQIKKRLEEQEKLQASLAEKEKEKEREKEKDEAESKIKKEEKERGSSKERRRDRSRDRDRDRKRSRSRDRHRDRDRSSRKRRSSSRSPSKNSLKDNGKDMTEIKVEREDSPQPENAIPLMPVKTKPEAAVAISRLQAKLMSIADGKKKNNRTPSPESLEKAKKSRSRSKSPISRSKKSRSKSPSRDSKSRRSRSPASKSRRSRSKSRSRRSRSRSKSRRSKSRSQDRSKSRRTKSKSPRSHSRSRSRSKKSRSKSIDRSKSRKSRSDSSDSRSSKSRSKSPDKRKDTLDSNRKRDASTSSSSESEEEKGAKDKNDFEIRKKKDGVQAKRSYRKTNKDDSGSDSDSSRERKSVPKRRSPTPRKDRGRSKDRDRSRDRSRDRSRDRSRDRSRDRNRRRSIDRERERRRERERERERERLDRYSGSRSMRPPSVRRAPSRRRSPPRRSPARYRRRSPSPGDRRRRRSLDRRRRSSERRDRRRSPDRRDSRRRSPDGRDRSLRYDRSSSRDRSSRRDRSRDRDRRDRDRRSRSRDRRSRSKDQRSSVDHSRDGKRSPDRSRDAKEKTKDKKVDEKIKRSTDTGSRKELRNGRSKSSSSESSESSSSSNEDEVTRKSLERKSSQEKRERERDREHADEKRKEKEKPIKEESIKRPEKDIKKAEPVNIKKPDLSVSPKKLQSATLPVTRHRFSKSLSRTPSPFKKTEDIIAAVKVKQPSKEDNKEESPKEESSFSSADTFPLKKDEKSIKSIKTTSEDKKSGQKSAEPVLLKKPAEVIKKSKREKRDGSTDSNDSESEGKKRSKKLEKSKKSRKASTDEEKSDKCGSSSDSEEERKHAEKTKKIRDSNRDSLDERTKDRKDSRKREMNENESRKRPKKELEEETKKSKRSRKDSSSGDEEQKIKRNKTEDDRSRLRKSKKDSSSDDEPKKTRKRRDSSSEDEKSRTRKSRKDSTSEDEGKVRLKKSKRDSSTDDEEIGEKDAKKKRKADDSSDEEKVKKKRKKKTKTSTSESEESEVEEKKKKKDKKHKKHKKHKKHRKHKKKKVADSDESDVSEGNTEELEKKLREKALKSMKKGHSIEGSD